A window of [Limnothrix rosea] IAM M-220 contains these coding sequences:
- a CDS encoding DUF4926 domain-containing protein yields the protein MKFQLFDNVKLTEDITLNNGEIISKETRGTIVEVFNNGEAYLVEFFGNWVKYDSDGYFIPADKNGQDSFTETLGLETIHENQIVLTASARDLMGAKEHLTCILETLPDDLVLQVRDFAEFLQQKKATTLEKHSV from the coding sequence GTGAAGTTTCAATTATTTGATAATGTCAAATTAACTGAAGATATTACGCTGAATAATGGCGAGATTATCTCTAAAGAAACACGGGGAACAATTGTTGAAGTTTTCAACAATGGAGAAGCTTATTTAGTTGAGTTTTTTGGTAACTGGGTCAAATATGACTCTGATGGCTATTTCATTCCGGCAGACAAAAACGGTCAAGATTCTTTTACGGAAACATTGGGGTTAGAAACCATCCATGAAAATCAAATTGTCTTAACAGCTTCAGCTAGAGATCTCATGGGAGCGAAAGAGCATTTGACTTGTATATTGGAGACACTACCAGACGATTTAGTGTTGCAGGTAAGAGATTTTGCTGAGTTTTTACAACAAAAGAAAGCAACGACTCTTGAGAAGCATTCTGTTTAA
- a CDS encoding DUF6883 domain-containing protein, protein MARSAIFGISQRMKRSNGLSSTEFRPPSSFEIPLAKAQYLFSRTNGTGGDKQKFWRKIMGFQSPEEITEAILKAVFLNSLEFQNQNKFGRLYRAYLDISGNSALTRRVKTIWIVLFDDDVARLVTAYPARLGGLSQ, encoded by the coding sequence TTGGCTAGATCCGCTATATTTGGAATATCTCAACGCATGAAGAGGTCAAATGGATTGTCAAGTACAGAGTTCCGTCCACCCAGTTCTTTTGAAATTCCTTTAGCAAAAGCTCAATATCTATTCAGCCGTACCAATGGCACAGGTGGAGATAAACAGAAATTCTGGCGAAAAATTATGGGCTTTCAATCGCCGGAAGAAATTACAGAGGCAATTTTGAAAGCTGTCTTCCTTAATTCGCTAGAGTTTCAAAATCAAAATAAGTTTGGTCGATTGTATCGAGCTTACTTGGATATTTCTGGTAATTCTGCTCTAACGCGAAGAGTTAAAACTATTTGGATTGTTTTATTCGATGATGATGTTGCTAGATTAGTTACGGCATACCCCGCTAGATTAGGAGGCTTATCACAGTGA